From a region of the Brachionichthys hirsutus isolate HB-005 chromosome 9, CSIRO-AGI_Bhir_v1, whole genome shotgun sequence genome:
- the commd2 gene encoding COMM domain-containing protein 2 produces the protein MLLVLSEEHKEHLAFLPRVEPAVVGEFGRIALEFLRRGTNPKIYEGAAKKLSVPVEKVQHGVEGLMFLMTESSKYMLSEVDFLDSLLVLGFAEELNQILLQLYLQHHGPLRGILSQLPPHLPAYHSLEWRLDVQLASRSLRQQVVPMLMMHLLLTEAGEGRTSRLFQTDPGTLLHLIAALEGALAAMRTSHARRILRNLK, from the exons ATGCTGCTTGTTCTGTCTGAGGAGCATAAGGAACACCTGGCCTTCCTGCCGAGAGTTGAACCAGCAG tggTTGGAGAATTTGGTCGTATAGCGCTGGAGTTCTTGAGGAGAGGAACCAACCCGAAGATCTACGAGGGAGCAGCCA agAAACTGAGCGTTCCTGTGGAAAAGGTGCAGCATGGCGTGGAAGGTCTGATGTTCCTGATGACGGAGAGCTCCAAATACATG CTCTCTGAAGTGGACTTCCTGGACTCCCTGCTGGTTCTGGGATTTGCTGAGGAGCTTAACCAAATCCTTTTgcag ctgtacctgcagcaccacGGCCCCCTCCGCGGCATCCTGAGccagctgcccccccacctGCCTGCTTACCACAGCCTGGAATGGAGGCTGGACGTCCAG TTGGCCAGCCGTTCCCTCCGGCAGCAGGTCGTCCCGATGCTGATGATGCATCTGCTCCTCACAGAGGCAGGCGAGGGCAGAACCAGCAGGCTGTTCCAAACGGACCCCGGCACCCTGCTGCACCTCATCGCTGCACTGGAGGGCGCTCTCGCTGCAATGAGGACCAGCCACGCACGGCGTATATTACGTAACCTcaaataa